A DNA window from Flavisolibacter ginsenosidimutans contains the following coding sequences:
- a CDS encoding phosphoenolpyruvate carboxylase yields the protein MDPLALRRLENFKMTVGTKFQLYNSLFTSLPFHRIEKTGILLSLFLNHCEESYKKRLSPSQIVETFFEKYTFSKDPHEQMDFLFRFVQYAERQVVLFDAVEDAAFEDVNDLGGTGTLKQLQTRIVQEDKEEALARKLQNFAVSIVLTAHPTQFYPGSVLGIIHDLSKALKENDAVLIQTYLQQLGKTPLFKKQKPTPYDEAVSLIWYLENVFYYAIGRVLVEVKTAFPHIDFEKNPVIKMGFWPGGDRDGNPNVTVDTTRKVAQALHAAIIRSYYYEVRRLKRRLTFKGVDTILAGLESLLYQYNYLQSAGKDFTKQDILQPLLKIREILVYEHNGLFLSQVESLINKVQVFGVHFATLDIRQDSSVHDAVMLEVSEKTDALKNYASLPEEEKIGLIENLQANVDPALFEGITKDTLLSIDVIKEIQTINGEQGCHRYIISHSQTALNVLEVYALFLLRGWKKEDVHIDIVPLFETVDDLRNAAGVMASLYTNHFYAEHLKRRGMKQVIMVGFSDGTKDGGYLMANWSIYQAKAELTRISRDHGVSVVFFDGRGGPPARGGGKTHKFYSSMGRNISTDEIQLTIQGQTVSSNFGIISAAQYNIEQLLNAGIVNDIFSESDKFLQPSQTETLQELASVSYEAYKNLKEHPDFLDYLTEVSPLKYYSETNISSRPSKRGGAKRLSLNDLRAIPFVGAWSQIKQNVPGYYGLGTALETLDKEGKFAEIKHIYDRSAYFRTLVDNCEMAMKKSYFPLTAYLANDEKFGQLWTLIVEEYERTKKYLQKLTGASELMENYPVDNLSIQMRERIVLPLTTIQQYALICLRNGQNLKAEQKETLEKLVIRTSFGIINAGRNSV from the coding sequence ATGGATCCACTCGCTCTTCGCCGGCTTGAGAATTTTAAAATGACCGTCGGCACAAAGTTTCAGTTGTACAACAGTTTGTTTACCTCGCTTCCGTTTCACCGCATCGAAAAAACGGGCATTCTGCTTTCGCTTTTTTTGAACCATTGCGAAGAGAGTTATAAAAAGCGGTTAAGCCCTTCGCAGATTGTAGAAACATTTTTTGAGAAATACACCTTCTCGAAAGACCCGCACGAACAAATGGATTTTCTTTTTCGCTTTGTGCAATACGCCGAACGTCAGGTGGTATTGTTTGATGCCGTGGAAGACGCGGCCTTTGAAGACGTAAACGACCTTGGCGGTACCGGTACGCTGAAGCAATTGCAAACAAGAATTGTGCAGGAAGACAAAGAAGAAGCCTTGGCCAGGAAGCTGCAAAATTTTGCGGTTTCCATCGTGCTGACGGCGCACCCGACACAGTTTTATCCGGGTTCGGTCTTGGGCATCATTCACGACCTTTCAAAGGCGTTGAAAGAAAACGATGCCGTTCTCATTCAAACGTATTTACAGCAGTTGGGTAAGACACCGCTGTTCAAAAAACAAAAGCCCACGCCTTACGATGAAGCCGTGAGTTTGATCTGGTATTTGGAAAACGTTTTTTATTACGCCATTGGCCGTGTGTTGGTAGAAGTGAAGACGGCTTTCCCGCACATAGATTTTGAAAAGAATCCCGTGATCAAAATGGGTTTTTGGCCCGGCGGCGACAGAGACGGCAATCCAAACGTAACGGTGGACACTACCCGCAAGGTTGCGCAGGCTTTGCATGCAGCCATCATCCGCAGTTATTATTACGAAGTGCGCCGGTTGAAACGAAGACTGACGTTTAAAGGCGTTGACACCATTCTTGCCGGACTGGAAAGTTTGTTGTATCAATACAATTATTTACAGTCAGCGGGAAAAGATTTTACAAAGCAGGACATCCTTCAGCCCTTGTTGAAGATTCGTGAAATATTGGTGTACGAACACAATGGCCTTTTTCTTTCGCAGGTAGAAAGTTTAATTAACAAAGTGCAGGTGTTCGGCGTTCACTTTGCCACGCTTGACATCCGGCAGGACAGCAGTGTGCACGATGCGGTGATGCTCGAAGTATCTGAAAAAACAGATGCGTTAAAAAATTACGCAAGCCTGCCTGAAGAAGAAAAAATTGGCCTCATTGAAAATCTTCAGGCCAACGTGGACCCGGCCTTATTTGAGGGCATTACAAAAGACACGCTTCTTTCCATTGACGTCATCAAAGAAATACAAACAATCAACGGTGAGCAGGGCTGCCATCGCTACATCATCAGTCACAGTCAAACGGCCTTAAACGTGCTGGAAGTGTATGCGCTCTTTTTGTTGCGCGGTTGGAAAAAAGAGGACGTTCACATCGACATCGTTCCCCTATTTGAAACCGTGGATGATTTGCGCAATGCGGCCGGTGTAATGGCTTCTCTCTACACAAATCACTTCTACGCAGAACACCTGAAGCGCCGTGGCATGAAGCAAGTCATCATGGTAGGTTTCTCCGACGGTACCAAAGACGGCGGTTACCTGATGGCTAACTGGAGCATTTACCAGGCAAAGGCAGAACTCACCCGCATCTCCCGCGACCACGGTGTAAGCGTTGTTTTTTTCGACGGCCGCGGCGGCCCGCCCGCAAGAGGCGGCGGCAAAACGCACAAATTTTATTCTTCCATGGGCCGCAACATTTCCACCGACGAAATTCAGTTGACGATACAGGGCCAAACAGTGAGCTCCAACTTCGGCATCATCAGCGCGGCGCAATACAACATCGAGCAGTTGCTAAACGCAGGCATTGTGAACGATATTTTTTCCGAGAGCGATAAATTTCTTCAGCCTTCGCAAACCGAGACGTTGCAGGAGCTGGCCAGCGTGAGTTACGAAGCCTACAAAAACCTGAAAGAACATCCCGATTTTTTGGATTACCTCACCGAAGTCAGTCCGCTCAAATATTACAGCGAGACGAACATCAGCAGCCGGCCATCAAAGCGCGGCGGTGCAAAGCGTTTGTCGTTAAACGATTTGCGGGCCATTCCTTTTGTGGGAGCGTGGAGCCAGATAAAGCAAAACGTGCCGGGTTATTACGGCTTGGGAACGGCGCTGGAAACGTTAGACAAGGAAGGAAAGTTTGCGGAGATAAAACACATTTACGACCGTTCTGCTTATTTCCGCACGCTGGTTGACAACTGCGAAATGGCGATGAAGAAAAGTTATTTCCCGCTGACGGCTTACCTGGCGAACGATGAAAAATTCGGGCAGTTGTGGACCTTGATTGTGGAAGAATACGAACGCACAAAAAAGTATTTGCAAAAGCTTACGGGAGCCAGCGAATTAATGGAGAATTATCCCGTTGACAATCTCTCCATTCAAATGCGCGAACGCATTGTGCTGCCGCTTACAACCATTCAACAGTATGCATTGATCTGTTTGCGTAACGGGCAAAATTTGAAAGCCGAACAAAAAGAGACTTTGGAGAAGTTGGTGATACGAACGTCGTTCGGCATTATCAACGCGGGAAGAAACTCGGTGTAA